TGCCGTTGGATTCAAGTTCGGTTCGCGTCGACCACCTCCCTAACACGTCAAGTTGCAGAAAGTTGAGCCTTGGTAATGGTTAGTTACCAATGTCAAGGATACTCCGGACATGAGGCAAAAACGGGAAAGTAATATCAGTATTGAGGCCAGCTTTCGCTTGGCACTCGTAGCCCGGGACTCCGTCTGCAGGCCGCTACGTCTTCATCAATATCGATTTACTGAACAGGGCGATTGTAGTGCGATATTTTTGACCTTTtcttgccgaggccgaaaCAAGTTACATGCATTCGTAGACTGGATTATACAATCGTATCGACGTTCTATATAATCCTCGTCATCACGTTGTCGGTCGCCAGTGCCATTGTCAGACCAGAGCACAATCGCAAACCACTTCCAGTTCGAATCTATTGGACTTTTAGCTCAAACATGAACACTCTTGCAAAACTTCTGGCTTTGGCAGCcttcgctgctgctgctccttctgTGGGCAACCGTGGCCCTTCGCCGTTTGAAGTCCAACTGGAAATGCGTGGAAACTCCGAGGTCAAAGCCACCTTCACAAACAAGGGCAAAGATGCTGTGAAGGTTCTTAAGACCGGCAGCGTGCTCGACACCTCCTCTGTTGAGAAGGCCAAGGTCTTTTCTGGCGGTATGTCATTCGACTCAGCATGCGATCTTTATACTGACAGCCGCCAGGGGCGCCTGTGCCCTTCCAAGGTGTTCGCCTTAGACTTGCCACGGATTTACTCAATGACAGTGACTTTCAGCGCATCTCTCCTGGCGAAACCGTGGAAGTGACTTTCGACATCGCTCAAACGCACGACCTTTCGTCTGGTGGCAAGTTTGACATCTTGGCTGATGGTTCCTTTGCCTTTGCAAATGAGAAGAGCAACGTTTTGATCGGCTCCATTCCCTATGTCTCGAAGCAACTTGGCATTGAGGTTGACGgtggggctgctgctgctgttcaTTCTGCCTTCCATGAGAAGCGCACTCGTGTGCAAAGCGACTGCCAAGGTCAACAGCTACAGGTCACCCagacggcgctgcgcaaCTGCGCTTCGATTGCTCGCAAGGCTCAGCAGGCTGCTGCATCTGGTCCAGCCGCAAAGCTGCAGGAGTACTTCAAGTCATCTAGCCAGCAGGTTCGCAACACGGTTTCGACCGTCTTTGGTCGTGTTGCCTCGGAATGCGGCTCGACCAACAGTGGCGTTTCCACCTACCACTGCCGCGACCCCTACAGCTATTGCGAGGGCCGGGTCCTTGCGTACACGATCCCGTCGTACAGTGTCATGGTGTACTGCCCGCTGTACTTCAACAGCTTGCCGGATCTCAGCAACGCCTGCCACGCCCAGGACAAAGCCAACACTAATCTTCATGAGTCTACCCACCTGACTCAGATTAAGGGCACTGACGACTACGGTGGTTACGGCTATGACTTTGTTCGCAGCTTGACCCCGGCCCAGAATCTCAACCACGCGGACACATACACTCTTTATGCGCAGGCGATCAACGTTGGCTGCTAGTTTGCTCACCTGGTAGCTGAAGAAGATCTGCGCCAGACCTGGATGAAGCACATGTTCCCGAGCTTCCGCGAAACCCGCGGCGTTCAGAGCTTGTCACCAACGCGGGTGCGACGTGACGGATTTTCGAGATTTCAATGGCAGCGTTGAAGGACAGgactacttcgtacgcatACTATTAGTTACGGCAGCACGAGGTAGAGCAATATCACATAATCACAGACGCTGCTCCGGTACCTCCAATCTTAAGGTATGCACGAATAACGGCGACGCTCATGCAGATCACACAGTCCAGGCTCGCGAGAGAGGAACCGAGCGAAGGCGGCAAATGGCCAGCCTCTGCCACACCCAGTGGAGAGGCTCCCTTGTAGCCTGTTCGTAATGTACTGTCCCGATCGAAATGGCAGTGACATGCCATTGTTAGGCGTTGTTGAATCTGACGAAGCCAACAGAGACAGCACCCTGGTTCGTGGTTACGGTGCTCGGGACTTGCCGTTTATTCAGTTGGTCATGCTCATCAAAAAGTGACATGTTCTATATAATGGACCCGACAAttccaaaaaaaaaaattgaAAAAGCATAAAATTATCATTTGCATGCGCGTGATAGAACACGGTGTACTGGCGGAAGAGGGAGTCTACTAGAGCTGGCACGCCACAAAGTCGCTGTAATACATACAACGTGATGAACTTGTGCCAGACGCGTTACCTACTATGCCATTTGACGTCGGCTAACGCGGCGTCAGCGCAGCGCCACTTCATGGTATTCGCCCAACCTGTGACACAGACGGTGCTAATGACCAGGCGAACATGGTTGTATGCGCTCAGATATCGCAGCACCAGCTGAGCGTGGACCGTTTGCCACATGAACGCGCAATCCTCTAGGTTACTGGACCGCTCGAACGCGACGACGTTGGCTCTAGTTCAGTCAGAGACTTCGGCTATCGTCATTTTATCAGAGTCTTCAAATGAGCCTGGATCATCAATGATGAGTGTTGGATGGGGAGTCCAGATTGATCGATGACAGGGGTCAGCATGTTGAGATCACGTTGCTGGCTCGCTCAAGAAAGCCCCCGAGAGCCACGGTGCTACTTAATTGCACCGCATCCAGGCTTTCATACCGTTCGTTCAACTGCCAGATAGCTTCATCGATCTCCGAAGCCATTTAATTCAGGCCTGTTCAGACCCTTCTCAGGGACGGTGCTCTGCCAGGCTGTCCACTCCTTTGCGGCTTCGGGTTCCTCAACTTTCCTTCACAATGAGCAGCATTGATCTTGCCGTCTTGTACTTCGGCCTCTTCCTGGGTATTTTCCCATTCACTCTGGTCAAGGTCGCCGATCAGACACGTAAAATTCTCGTGCGATCTCGAGGTCTATACAATGCCTACTTGTACATGATCTGGATTGAGGCGCTAGTCAATTTGATCTTTGCTCTGATCACCTTTCTCTACTTGAAAGGCATCATTCCCGGCTCGTGAGTCTAATTCATCATCCGCAAGCCGCCCAAATACTGACTGGTATGCTATAGCTATACTTTTTATGCTGGCACTGGTACGCCTGGTCCAAGTATTCACGCTCTCGATGTCCAGAAGACTTACTCGCGGCTTCAGTCTTACTATGGGCCATTCAGACACAGCTTCTCTCGCAAATCATTGCGAACCGTGTTGCCCTCATCATGGTCCACAAACACAAGGCAAGGTGGCTCAAATTAGGTCTCCTCGTATCAGTTGCCTGCATCAACATTGCCGTGGCGGTAATTTGGATCAGAGCACACGCCTTTACCGCTACTCCGTTTGACGTCAAGCTCAATGATCGGTTTGAGAAGGCCGAGAAGGCATTCTTTCTCGTCATAGACCTGGGGCTCAATCTGCTTTTCTTATATCTGGTTCGCTTCCGCTTGATTGCTTCGGGGCTCAGCAAATATTGGAGGTTATTCAAGTTCAATATTGGCATGGTCACTTTGTCCACCTCCATGGACATGCTTCTTCTCGGGTTCCTGAGTCTACCTGATCCATATCTGTTTGTTTTCCCTACCAAGCGTCGGAAGCTAGGTACCCAGAAGCTGGTATGGATGTTGCTGATGCGCCAAGCAGCTACGTACAATTCTCCCCAGTGGCCTACATCGTCAAGCTATACATCGAGCTCACCATGGCCACGCTCATAGCGAAGATTgtccgcagcagcacaaACGACAGGGTGGTCGGGTTCAATAACCAGTCATCGGGAGCTTACCGCAAGAGTCATGGGCACTACACAACGTTCCCAGGCCCGGGATCGAACAGCGGCACCTTGGCAGAAGGAGACGATCGAAACTTTGGGCACGAAGTCGAAATCAACAAAGGCAGTTCCGGGTCAGATATTCATCTGTCACCGTACTCCGGTGATGATGGAATTCTCAAGACTGTTACAACAGTGGTGGTGACAGAGCACGATAAGGAGCAAGGCAGCACGACCTCAGGTCCTAGTGATCGGGAGCACCCCCGCGACATGTGCTAGCCATATTAAAACAAATTTCTCTCCAGGACTCACTGTTCACATAGTTACGTTACATACAGAATGCGACATGTGCATTGATCTTGGATAAGATCTGGTTGCAATGCGGACATGGGGCTGTGAACCTGCACAGACGGAAGCTGCTAGGCGCCAGAGCATGGTTTGTGTGAATTGCAAATTGGCATGCGAGACGTTGCTGTTTGATACTCAAGGTGGGTGAGGGCTTCATGCCGAGGCGCATGATGCTGGGCCCTGGCAGAATTGAATGTAGCTTCAAGACCATCACACTCCAAGCACAGGGGCGGGGCAACCACCAGCGTCAGTGTATGGCATAGCGACATCTGCCCATAGTAATCGAGAGCAGTCTACTACAAGCGGCGTAGCTTTTGCATCAACTACTGTAATCGAACATCGTTTCCTCAAGCCGCATGGCAATGGAACAGAGCCTTTCAGGGCCAGTGCCATCATTGATGACTGAGAGGCGGCAAGGCTACTTCGCATCGTTCGCCCACTGTTTCGCCTTTTGGTCGTCCCCCAGAATCCCCGTGTCCGGTTCGACTCGCAACGTTGTGGCCACACGCGCCCACATGTAATAAAATCCCTAAGAACGTTTAGACTTGCCCCATTGAGGTGTGGAGATGACGCGGGACGGCCTGCTCACCTGGGCGGTAATGATCTCTACTATTTGCTGCTCATTAAACCACTTCCCGGCTTCCAAAAAGGTTGTGTCGGTCGCCTCAGGCCGGTCGATAACGTCACCAAGGAAGGCAAGGAGTGCCATTTGCTCCTCGGTCCACACGTCACGATTGCTAATGTCATGGCTCCTGAGCGCCTGGAGGTGACTGTCTGTAAGACCTGCCTTCCTCGCATCGTCTGTATGTCGATTCCAGATATACTCGCACTCGAACTTGACGGAACAGTAAAGAGCGAGGGCCTCTCGATGGAACGGAGAAATCGACAGCGCTGTGATACAAGCCGTCCCCAACGCCAATCCCGGGCGCAGGGTCGCGGTCGAGTGGGCCCACATCCGGAGCATGTttgccggcggcagcccagGAGGGAAAGAGTCCGCTGAGACGTATGGGAGGCGAGCCATGATGTCCCCGATGCAATGTAGAACGAGGTTTTGCTGGTCACGGTTTCGCAGTTCGACACGACGACATTCGCGACTGCGACGATATAAAGGCTTTGCTGACATccgtcgccctggccgtccgATCCATTTGGAATCACTCTCCACTttgccgggcggcgcgggcttaTTTCGTGACTTACACGAGGCATTCTAGCCGCTGCCCGGAAGCAGAATGTTCGCGATCAATCACTAGGCGTCGCCATGTGGCATCAATGTAAGCATACCAGTGAGAATTACGGTTAGGCCTCCAGCTTTGATGGAGTCACGACTTTTCGGCTCCATCTGCTTTCGGTTCACTTTGGCAAGGGAATAAGCAAAGCATTGTCTAACATCTACCCACAGGCGCGGCGCTAGAGGCAAAGTCCAGTCGCATCCCTTGGGCACACCCGGGTCAGACCAGACGCTACAGTACGGTCCATCTTTTTCACAAGCACGTGTTGATGTTGAGGCGACGTGAGATCTGTTGGCAATGCCGAAAATCTCGATTGCAAGCTGCTGTTCCATGCCGGGCCATCGTGTTATGGTATGTATCATGGCAGACCCACTGTGGTGGTCATATATCACCTGCAGTACTCTGCGGGCCATCCTTTGCGCACTCTTCCTGTCTGGGAAAATGATCGTTGCATGACCAACCTTATAAACAAGACGTAGAGTGCACAAGAGGCCACGGGCTTCTGTCTGGGCTCGCGATGCATCTCTCAAACTTCCATTCTCGCGGTAGAACATCCTGCACTCATCCGAAACTCAATGTAAACAAGCACGGGACGGCACAGGCAATATACTGATTGCATGAAGCGTGGACTCGAGACATTCGGGCTCAGCACAGTTCTCACAGCACGTGGACAGATTGTGGAGGTCATATACACACGTGGCTCGGAAATTTTGGTCTCGGTCTCGCCTCAAACCGTTATGCTGAACCCGTGAGGCCATGTGGTGCGAAAGGACGGCGGCCGTTGGAAGACCCGGTAAGAGGGGGGCACCTCGTGTTGCCCGTTAGTTACGGGGCAGCTCTTTTTGCATCGTCAATTTCTCGCAAAAAGCAATCCGTGTACtacggcgggcgaggagcaaCCGCTTAAACGCCGGCGCAATCGGCCGTTGGCCCGCGATGATGCTCAGTAAGTCGACCCGTCAAAGCGGCTGGGAAAAAGCAAACGAGAGCAACTCGCCCATTTGGCCGAGCTTCATTGGTGCAGCTGTCCTAGTGGCGCCAAAAGAAGACTCAGAGCGCCTGCCGATCAGGGGATCACGTCGAGAAACTCGATTTGAAGGATCCCGACAGTTTCTTGCGATCACGATGGGTTCAAAAGATTTGGATGGCCATGAGAACACAACAAAGTACTTGAGTCGGCCCTCCCCAGAGATGTCTGTACGAAGTGGGAGATTTTCCCAATAATTCGCGGTTCGTTTCTGCCTCAATTCATTTTGTTCAAAGCACTAAACACATTGCTGGGAGTGCCTGCTCTTACTTGTTGTCGGGCGACCAAGGGTCTTCAGACAAGTGTCGCGTGGCGGCATTGAGACCAGCCAACTGTCCGCCTCTTCAGACCTGATTCGCCAGAAAACCTCCTACTCGCATCAACCTTCTGTTAAGCAAATCACTCGTAATGGAACGAGGTGATGTCCAGACTAGCGTCCCTCCATTGTCTCCTTCCTCTAGGTACGGGAATTTGTCCAATGGTCTTCCAAGCCCAGCTTGCTGACCGCTCTTTTCGCAAGTCGCAGTGCCCTAAGCCTCGAAGAgctcgaccttgccgcggACCCCTATCCGTTTCAAGCGACCCAGTCGAAGTGGAATACGGTCAACAAATCACAAACATGCGAGATCGATCTCCCAGAGCTACAAACAGCACATGGCGACCCCGAGGGGCTTGACCCAATTGGCATCGATGGCTTGCAGCCGGGTAGCTTCGATCTCGTGAACCCAGTTGAGCCAAATCGAGCCGGGGGTGGAAAGTATGAACTCGAGAAGCGCTCCGAGTTGCTCTTCTCCAGTCGTCACCTGGAAGCCATCTTCAACGATCCAGCATACTTGTATCGTTTCGCCCGATTCTTGCATCAACACCGACCAGCCTCAGTCCCACTCTTCACCTACTATATGGAGAGTCTGAAAGCCCTAAAGGCTATCGACTATAGCAATGCTTTGATGAGGGGCTTGGGCTCATTGACCGAGTTTGACTCGGACGATGAATGTGCCTTGGCGCATTCAACCGCCAACAAAGAGCTTGAGACATACGCCCAGGCGGCTTTTGATCTTCTGGCAAGGGAGGATCTCCCAATGTACATCACACATATCTGGATTCAAACCGTGACAGTCTCCATCAGGCACAGGATCAAGGGACTGCCTCGGCCGGCATCAGAAGGGTTAGCCGAGGTGTTTTGTCTCACAGACCCATCACGGCCTGACAATCCCATTGTCTTCATGACCGAGGAGTTCAATAGAACAACACAGTATGGAGTGGACTATGTGGTCGGACGAAATTGTCGGTTTCTTCAAGGACCAAGCACCAACCCATTCAGCGTCAAGCGCATTCGAGACAGACTAGCCGCCGGCATGGAGCATTACGAAACATTTATTAACTACAGACGGGACGGGTCTCCGTTCATGAACCTCGTGATGGTAGGTCAACAACTAGCCTAACTAAACGAGATTAGGTTGACTGATTCGATGCACAGCTCGCGCCGTTATATGACAGTCGAGGTGTCATAAGGTACTTCTTGGGTGCTCAAGTGGACGTGTCGGGTTTGGCGAGAGATTGTTATGGTCTCCCGGCACTCAAAAAGTTGGTTatcgaagaagaaggcgatCCCAAAGAGCCGCCACAGCCCAGTTTCGACAAGGATGAGTTCACACAGCTCGCTGAGTTGCTTGGACGTCGAGAGCTCGACGTCGTGCGAGAACAAGGCGGACGGATGCATGAGCCGCCGTTCCAGCAGACGGGAGCGGGCCCGCGTCGCTTCCAAGAAAAGCCTTTGACGAACCCAACCGCCAATAGTGCCTATGATGTCGAGCCTTACACGGAAAgcgcagcaagcaagcatcgGGTCATATTGAAAGATCCTGAGCCGCAAAGCTCTGCGACGGGCGAGTACGGTCAACAGGCCGATCCTTCCGAGCACGCCATGTCGATGGCACTCAAGCACAACGGTCGACTCGCTGGAGTATACGAAAACTACGTTCTCGTGCGGCCATATCCGTCGCTGCGCATCCTATTTACGAGCCCGTCCATGCGAATGCCAGGCATCCTGCAATCGCCTCTGCTTGACCGAATTGGCGGCTCGGCGAACATGCGAGACCAGCTCgtgcaggccctcgccgaaGGACAGGGGGTCACAGCAAAGGTCACCTGGCTCAGTGGATCTCAAAGGCCGGCCCAGTTCAATCCTCAGCCTCCGAGACGGATGGCAGCCTACAACCATCCGCTGGAAGCACACCtgggcttcgacgacgatgccgacacTTTGATGGAGCCAGAGCCGCAAGGCCGGCCACGATGGCTTCATTGTACACCATTGGTGGGATCCAACGGTAAAGTCGGCGTATGGATGATCGTAATAGTCGACGATGAATCGGAACACGaacacaacaacaacaacaacaacaacaacaacaacaacagcaacaacaacaacaacagcaacaacaacaacaacgccaGCGGCCACCCGGGCAATACGAACCGTACAATGACACcagatcgtcgtcgtcctgggtCTGCAATGTCGAATAGATCGACCCCGGCCACTCAGGACTCGATAGACAGCGTCCACGACGAACAAATCATGTCGCAGACGCAAAGAGCACGACCACGAAGGTCCTCGGAGACACTCGGGACGTCTTCGGCGAACACACAGCCCtacgacgatgcggcgccgatgcccaggCGACGCCCGGCCGCCTTCACCATCACTCCCCGGATGCCAGGCTCCGGTCAAACTACCACCAGACTACCAGCGCACTTCTTTAGCCGAGCGGCCCTGGCACGGGCCGCTGCGTCCAACATTTCACCAAGTAGGCCGATGCTAGGAGGTGGgaccgacggcggcgatcaACAATGGCATGGGGCGGAACAGCACACCAAATCCCCAAACCGAGACGAGCTGTTCATGTCACAAGCGCCCTcgtggcccttgccgccgaaAATGACTTCGCAAATgagaagacggcgagagcATCAGGTCCACGTACCGCCGCCCATTCGGGAACAGTCCTCTGACAATGGTCGAGCGGACGCGCTGGGCCACGACAATGGGGAAACGTCTTCCATTGCGAGCCGAGGATCGGCCTTTACAGTCAAAATCGAGGAGTGAGGGCTGTTCATTTGTAAGAGCAGAGATGCACATTGAGAACTCCAGGCGCAAAACTGGGGTGGGCTTTCGTCACAGTTCCAGGAAAGCGTTACCCTGAATCCATACCAGCACACACCACCTTAAGGAGCCACAGACTCCATCCACCATAAGAGAGATTTACCGTTGGATATACCGCTTTCGTTCCGACACACTGGAGCTCGGTATCCCACCCACATCCTCCAGGAAACCTCCCACAGCAGAGTTTTCTGGTTCCTTTGTTTGTTAAGCAGCGAGCCGGTGTCAGGCGGCAAAGGAAAATGCGACGGTATTAACTAGCCGTCGTCATCTGAGCAAATAAGCCAAGGCTTTCGATCCATTTACTACGTTGAGAGATTTTTTAACGCTCCGGGTCCATTGGCGCACAGTACATGTAAGAGTTATTTGTGCCATAGAAGATAGAGTATACGTGTAAGCGTGGACCGTAATGATTGCAAGGAATACAGCTTAGTGACCCCATCGCAAGCCCTGGAACAAGCTTCATGTGAGCAGCCGCTGCTTGGTCGCAACTGACCGGTATTGAGGCCCTTGACCTGCCATGAATCAACCCGTGTACACTGCGCGGGCCTGGTAAGAgatcgtcgccgctgccgtggtTGACCCGGACGCAGCCGCATTCTGGTTTGCGAATCAGAGAAGCTCTTAGTGCCCGAGGCGCAATACCGGCCTCATCATCTGCAGTACTTACTCCCGTTCAAGACAGGATCCTGCGGGCTAATGTACGAGGCGACAGCCCGTGGGCTAGGGTGAAGATCCCGCACGATGCCAGTTGGCAGCCAGCATCCCCGTCTGCTACTGAGGCGCATCGAAGCCTACGTGTTGTTCaatgcaggcaggcaacgCGAAAGCCGCCTGAAAGTGGTATGCACGCATTCCATTGGGTTCAGGTCTGGCTCAGCCGCTTCCGAAGCGACGACGATCAGGTTGCCGTCACCAGCCACGATCCCGTATCGCCTCGCCGGGTCACCTCACCCCACGATCCGTGAAAACAACGACTAAGGTCCTTTCAGGCTCGAAGAAAACAAAATCGGAACACGGCTGGCAACGTGAGCCAGGTTCAGGCAGCTTGAGCGCCCGTTCCCCAGTCGAGTCTTGACTGTATGATGACGCAATACATCATGCATCACGGCGCTGGCCCAAGCCATTTTTCGAAACTATTGATGCAGGGGCCGCATCATGGGCAGCGTCCCCCGCAGCCTTGCCGTCTCTTTATGTTGACTGGGATAATTACCTTCCCACTTCCGAATGGATAGGCAGTGGTCACCACACTTATCGACTGCACTTTCCTAGTTTTGTTTTATTGGCTGGGCAACACATACTACGTGGGGGCAGCGCCATAGTCACGATGAGTCCATCGGGCCGTGACTTGACGGCTCCCTGGGTCATGGAGTGCTCGGAACAAGAATCTAGCAGGAGAGAACTCCGTGACTCTAAGACTTCGAAGTGGATTGCACAATTTATTTTGTTCGTGACCGCAGTCAGACGCGCGGCAACCGGGTGCGTCGAAAGTGACCTGATTTTGACGCGGTGTAACTGGGTCTCTTCTGCCAAAACGAGCACGCCCAGTCAAAGATGTCCTGATCTCCCACCTTCAATGTCAAGATCCATCAGGTGAGGAACAGGGGAGAATACGGGCCCCGTACCAGCACGAGGTGATAGCTAGGGCTTTGCAACAACGGGAACGTGGCGTGGTCTGACCCAACTTTCCAGAGCCAGGAATCAAACATGTCACGAAGAGCCAATGTTCCCTTTTCGCAACATCACACGCATCAGGCGCTCCGGGCAAATACCCGCAGCCAAGACCCCAGAGTGCCACCATCCGTGATCGCAAGGATTGCTCCTTGCTTGCGCTGCTGTACAGTGAGGGCTATTCTGGGGCCCTGCGGCTGGCGCCGATCTCTTCCAGTTGAGTAGTCTTAACGCCTTCGTCAAGAGAGAGACGGACTCGAGTCCTGCTCTGCGCTTCCAGGGTTTAGACTCATATTGCGGTCAAGGAAACCCCTCccgacgcgcgcccgcttGTAGACAGTCTTTACTTAACCCTTCAAGCTAGGCGCTAGGCGCTGCTTCCCGTCTGCCTCGAACGCCACTGGTGGCGCCTCTGCTTCCGTCGCGTCGTCTGCGCCCGCAGTAACAGATGTCGATCTGAGATGGGTGCCTGTCGTCCCGTCAGTCTCCTCCGACGTCCCGGTCAACGGGAGCAAAGCGGGCATTCATCCACCAGGCGTCCGTCCCCCTGCCCCAGCTGCCCAGCCAGTCGTCGCCTCAAGCAGGCTGGTATGGGCAGGTGAGGGCGAGCTGAAGCCCCCCGCCATCCACTCGCGGGATGCCCCGGGTGCAGTAGCGTTGGTTTTGCCACCCCTTGGGCGGCAACCGCGATCGAGAGGCCGCGATTTCGTTTTCTTGGGGGCTGCTGCTTTTATCTCGGCGGGCATCTTgtcggtgctggtgctgcacgGGGCTGCGGGATGTCTGCGGCCGCCCGATCTCGAGCTGCCATACTTGGGGGCGCAACAGGCAGGTTCACGAACCGTTCAATGGAAGAGGTTTGCCATCGAAGTAACGGTCCCGCCGCATGAGAGCGAGCGACAAGGGCCGGGCGACATCGGCAACCCGCTGGGAACACCCTGCACGGTGAGACATTTCTCACGTTGCaatgtctctctctctctctctctctctgcgccTCACCAATGCACGCAATGCATGACGATTGGGGTAATCGATCGAGAGCAGGTCAGCGTTGCTTTTTCCTTACCCTTGCTTGAGGGCCCAACAATGAACAGGTCAAACCCGCTGGGCTCGGACGGCAGCATCACATCTGGTCCGCACCTCTCCGGCCCCGCATCGCCCCTTTAGTTTAccgcctctctctctatccCATCCGCCAAACAAAGagggcccgcgcccgcgcttcGAGACCAAAGAAGAAAGATCAGGCCCCACGGCATCGGCACTCCTAGCGGGCGCCGATCCGGGGCGCCGCACAAAGGACGTGGCGTGCATGAGGCTAACCGGCGCAAGGGGGCTAGCGCATACCACGCCGCCCACCCAAGCTGGCGACACATGTACAGGCTCGGTAGGATGTGTGTAGGGAGGTAtgaggcgggaggcgggacGCCAACATCGGCGAGTTCAGGAGAAGCGCCGGCTCGTCGCACCCAATGGCGGCTCCCATGCCGTGCGGCTGCTTGGTCGAGTGATGTCAACGGCGGCAGAACGAACAGGGGcgcgacccccccccccccttttctgcGGGCCGGACGGGAGCAGCCCTATTTACTCGGACCATTTTTCTGCAGTGTGGTATGAGACCACTACTATTTTCATGCATAGTACGTACTCACTTACACAGCTCGGACGACATGGCTCGTTGTAAAACAGTGAGGCGCGGGGGCCGCGGGTCCCAACACCCGTTGGAGATGCGGAGTTCTGCACGAAAGTTATCTCAAAAACCTGATACCAGGCCCTTCTGTTCATCTAAGACGCATTTGATGTCGCACAGGCAGCATCAGGGTCGATGCTACGTCCGGCGACAGGAATAATCCCGGGACGCAGCCTAGGGGGAGGCGCGATCCTACTCCAAGCTGATGACAGTTGAGCCGGACCCAGACGCAAAACGACATTACCCTctgggctgcttgctgctcttGGTTCACCGCAACCAGAAGAGGATGGGCTCGTATGCAgcctcgatgccgcggaCAAGCCCATCTAGCCCATAGGGGAAAGATGTTCGCCCCGACTACCATGTTCAAAAGAGTATGGTGGGTGGTATGGCAAGGTCACTCCCGATGGCGTTTCGTCGAGAACTTGTGCAGCCCATCTCTCTCTTCGCTGCGCCTCAACATACTCCCATCACCAGTCCTCCCTTGCTTTGACACGGAGGATAGCCTCCTGGCACGCCGGACATGTAGGCCCCAGGACTAGAGCCAGGCTTGCGCAGACCAGGAGTGCCCctaccaccacctccttTCTGATCCGGGGCCTTGCTCCTCCTACTCGTCATTCGTCCCCCTTGGCATCACGGGCCGGCAACAACTCGCGTCGATGGCTGACGTCCGTGTACGAGGCGCTCAGCGCTGGCATCAAACTATCGACGCCGATCTTGTAACCGTGACTAATGCGCGCTTGTAGTTGCAGCAAAGTCCGGATGAACTTCAGCGCGTTTCCTCTTTCCGCGGGGATCGGGGAATCGCTGCCTCACCGAATGACAAGATGCGGTGTCACGGTACTGTGGGCAACATCTATATAAACCCCCGTCTCTCTCACCCCTTCGACTCGACCTGACCTTGACGAcagcccagcagccagcacAAGACAGCCTCTTCTTCGCTACATCCTCCCAGACATCCACCTTTGTTCAAAAC
This sequence is a window from Purpureocillium takamizusanense chromosome 8, complete sequence. Protein-coding genes within it:
- a CDS encoding Deuterolysin (MEROPS:MER0001394~SECRETED:SignalP(1-21~SECRETED:cutsite=SVG-NR~SECRETED:prob=0.2854)~EggNog:ENOG503P0GD~COG:O), giving the protein MNTLAKLLALAAFAAAAPSVGNRGPSPFEVQLEMRGNSEVKATFTNKGKDAVKVLKTGSVLDTSSVEKAKVFSGGAPVPFQGVRLRLATDLLNDSDFQRISPGETVEVTFDIAQTHDLSSGGKFDILADGSFAFANEKSNVLIGSIPYVSKQLGIEVDGGAAAAVHSAFHEKRTRVQSDCQGQQLQVTQTALRNCASIARKAQQAAASGPAAKLQEYFKSSSQQVRNTVSTVFGRVASECGSTNSGVSTYHCRDPYSYCEGRVLAYTIPSYSVMVYCPLYFNSLPDLSNACHAQDKANTNLHESTHLTQIKGTDDYGGYGYDFVRSLTPAQNLNHADTYTLYAQAINVGC
- a CDS encoding uncharacterized protein (COG:S~TransMembrane:7 (o6-23i43-65o71-90i110-135o155-172i192-211o223-243i)~EggNog:ENOG503P3BV); translation: MSSIDLAVLYFGLFLGIFPFTLVKVADQTRKILVRSRGLYNAYLYMIWIEALVNLIFALITFLYLKGIIPGSYTFYAGTVLLWAIQTQLLSQIIANRVALIMVHKHKARWLKLGLLVSVACINIAVAVIWIRAHAFTATPFDVKLNDRFEKAEKAFFLVIDLGLNLLFLYLVRFRLIASGLSKYWRLFKFNIGMVTLSTSMDMLLLGFLSLPDPYLYVQFSPVAYIVKLYIELTMATLIAKIVRSSTNDRVVGFNNQSSGAYRKSHGHYTTFPGPGSNSGTLAEGDDRNFGHEVEINKGSSGSDIHLSPYSGDDGILKTVTTVVVTEHDKEQGSTTSGPSDREHPRDMC
- a CDS encoding uncharacterized protein (COG:S~EggNog:ENOG502HQV6), translating into MARLPYVSADSFPPGLPPANMLRMWAHSTATLRPGLALGTACITALSISPFHREALALYCSVKFECEYIWNRHTDDARKAGLTDSHLQALRSHDISNRDVWTEEQMALLAFLGDVIDRPEATDTTFLEAGKWFNEQQIVEIITAQGFYYMWARVATTLRVEPDTGILGDDQKAKQWANDAK
- a CDS encoding uncharacterized protein (EggNog:ENOG503NWYG~COG:T); the protein is MERGDVQTSVPPLSPSSSRSALSLEELDLAADPYPFQATQSKWNTVNKSQTCEIDLPELQTAHGDPEGLDPIGIDGLQPGSFDLVNPVEPNRAGGGKYELEKRSELLFSSRHLEAIFNDPAYLYRFARFLHQHRPASVPLFTYYMESLKALKAIDYSNALMRGLGSLTEFDSDDECALAHSTANKELETYAQAAFDLLAREDLPMYITHIWIQTVTVSIRHRIKGLPRPASEGLAEVFCLTDPSRPDNPIVFMTEEFNRTTQYGVDYVVGRNCRFLQGPSTNPFSVKRIRDRLAAGMEHYETFINYRRDGSPFMNLVMLAPLYDSRGVIRYFLGAQVDVSGLARDCYGLPALKKLVIEEEGDPKEPPQPSFDKDEFTQLAELLGRRELDVVREQGGRMHEPPFQQTGAGPRRFQEKPLTNPTANSAYDVEPYTESAASKHRVILKDPEPQSSATGEYGQQADPSEHAMSMALKHNGRLAGVYENYVLVRPYPSLRILFTSPSMRMPGILQSPLLDRIGGSANMRDQLVQALAEGQGVTAKVTWLSGSQRPAQFNPQPPRRMAAYNHPLEAHLGFDDDADTLMEPEPQGRPRWLHCTPLVGSNGKVGVWMIVIVDDESEHEHNNNNNNNNNNNSNNNNNSNNNNNASGHPGNTNRTMTPDRRRPGSAMSNRSTPATQDSIDSVHDEQIMSQTQRARPRRSSETLGTSSANTQPYDDAAPMPRRRPAAFTITPRMPGSGQTTTRLPAHFFSRAALARAAASNISPSRPMLGGGTDGGDQQWHGAEQHTKSPNRDELFMSQAPSWPLPPKMTSQMRRRREHQVHVPPPIREQSSDNGRADALGHDNGETSSIASRGSAFTVKIEE